One Gaiella occulta genomic region harbors:
- a CDS encoding branched-chain amino acid ABC transporter permease, whose protein sequence is MSLLAVFGIGWQVLVDAVGLGAVYALMAVGIGLVFGVLRLVNFAYGQLVMAGAYALAFASQWNWPLWAAVLFCVAVVVSLSLAMERVVFRPLRSQSPAVMLVATFAVAFLLQSIALLAFGPLGKAASSLGYLNRPLTIGSVDIRKITIVAIVVAALCLGLLMLLLGRTTVGLHMRAAAMDFRTARLLGVRADRVIGSAVLVSGLLAAAVSVILTVQNPLVTPDFALRDTIVVLAGVVVGGMNRLLSATLGGFAIGFVSGLLGGALPTDQSQYLPSFLFGLVILVLLVRPAGLFARGRGPVERV, encoded by the coding sequence GTGAGCCTGCTCGCCGTGTTCGGGATCGGCTGGCAGGTGCTCGTCGACGCCGTCGGCCTCGGCGCCGTCTACGCCCTCATGGCGGTCGGCATCGGCCTCGTCTTCGGGGTGCTGCGTCTCGTCAACTTCGCCTACGGCCAGCTGGTCATGGCAGGCGCCTACGCGCTCGCCTTCGCCTCGCAGTGGAACTGGCCGCTGTGGGCCGCCGTCCTCTTCTGCGTCGCCGTCGTGGTGTCGCTGTCGCTCGCGATGGAACGGGTCGTGTTCCGGCCGCTGCGCAGCCAGTCGCCCGCGGTGATGCTCGTCGCCACCTTCGCGGTGGCGTTCCTGCTCCAGAGCATCGCCCTGCTCGCGTTCGGCCCGCTCGGCAAGGCCGCCTCCTCTCTCGGCTACCTCAACCGGCCGCTCACGATCGGCAGCGTCGACATCCGCAAGATCACGATCGTGGCGATCGTCGTCGCCGCGCTCTGCCTCGGGCTCCTGATGCTGCTGCTCGGACGCACCACGGTGGGGCTGCACATGCGTGCCGCCGCGATGGACTTCCGCACCGCCCGGCTGCTCGGCGTCCGCGCCGACCGCGTGATCGGCTCGGCCGTGCTCGTGTCAGGCCTGCTCGCGGCCGCCGTCAGCGTCATCCTCACCGTGCAGAACCCGCTCGTCACGCCGGACTTCGCCCTCCGCGACACGATCGTCGTGCTCGCGGGCGTCGTCGTCGGAGGCATGAACCGGCTCCTCAGCGCGACGCTCGGCGGCTTCGCGATCGGCTTCGTCTCCGGCCTGCTCGGCGGCGCGCTGCCCACCGACCAGAGCCAGTATCTGCCCTCGTTCCTGTTCGGCCTCGTCATCCTCGTGCTGCTCGTGCGCCCGGCGGGCCTGTTCGCCCGCGGCCGCGGGCCGGTGGAGCGCGTGTGA
- a CDS encoding M20 family metallopeptidase, whose product MTIPTVSIDRDRLVATAGRMIDVHSFTGDEEGMAELMATLYDEAGLRTQWQQVEDGRANALGIWQGAGGGKSLMFNGHMDTSYSGREEWLRGVPGFQPRHFVEDGRLYGLGISNMKGALACYVEAVRALQEAGVRLRGDLMIAAVCGEIEKTQYGHDAQGAQYRGYAAGTRYLVCHGGVADMCLLGEPTEGKVVLGHFGALWLRIRVHGNFIHTAFSEGKRGLNSILRMHEVLAAVREWIPTWEDDAENAYRGAKAIVNVGAIGGGFGWRVSRTPHHTDLFLDVRVPPTKAMAVARRQVLEMVRGLAERFPDYGIEGEVYVTAPGAEIEEDHELVRAIDASHAEVFGKPPGRDVTRWFSDASALTRYGIPTVNYGTSTGLMDVERGENLEIDGLVRTAETYARVAMRVCEVV is encoded by the coding sequence GTGACGATCCCGACCGTCAGCATCGATCGCGACCGGCTCGTCGCCACGGCAGGCCGGATGATCGACGTCCACAGCTTCACGGGCGACGAGGAGGGGATGGCCGAGCTGATGGCCACGCTCTACGACGAGGCGGGGCTGCGCACGCAGTGGCAGCAGGTGGAGGACGGCCGCGCGAACGCTCTCGGCATCTGGCAGGGCGCGGGCGGCGGCAAGAGCCTCATGTTCAACGGCCACATGGACACGTCGTACTCTGGGCGGGAGGAGTGGCTGCGCGGCGTGCCGGGATTCCAGCCGCGGCACTTCGTCGAGGACGGTCGCCTCTACGGGCTCGGCATCTCGAACATGAAGGGCGCGCTCGCCTGCTACGTGGAGGCGGTGCGGGCATTGCAGGAGGCAGGCGTTCGCCTGCGCGGCGACCTGATGATCGCCGCCGTCTGCGGCGAGATCGAGAAGACCCAGTACGGGCACGACGCGCAGGGCGCGCAGTACCGCGGCTACGCCGCCGGGACGCGCTACCTCGTCTGCCACGGCGGCGTCGCCGACATGTGCCTGCTCGGCGAGCCGACCGAGGGCAAGGTCGTGCTCGGCCACTTCGGCGCGCTGTGGCTGCGCATCCGCGTGCACGGCAACTTCATCCACACGGCGTTCAGCGAGGGCAAGCGCGGGCTCAACTCGATCCTGCGCATGCACGAGGTGCTGGCCGCCGTGCGCGAGTGGATCCCGACGTGGGAGGACGACGCGGAGAACGCCTATCGCGGCGCGAAGGCGATCGTCAACGTCGGTGCGATCGGCGGCGGCTTCGGCTGGCGCGTCTCGCGCACGCCCCACCACACCGACCTCTTCCTCGACGTGCGCGTGCCGCCGACGAAGGCGATGGCCGTGGCGCGCCGGCAGGTGCTCGAGATGGTGCGCGGGCTCGCGGAGCGGTTCCCCGACTACGGGATCGAGGGGGAGGTGTACGTGACCGCGCCCGGCGCCGAGATCGAGGAGGACCACGAGCTCGTGCGGGCGATCGACGCCTCGCACGCCGAGGTGTTCGGCAAGCCGCCCGGGCGAGACGTGACGCGCTGGTTCTCCGACGCGTCGGCGCTGACGCGCTACGGGATCCCGACCGTGAACTACGGCACCTCGACGGGCCTGATGGACGTCGAGCGGGGCGAGAACCTGGAGATCGACGGCCTCGTGCGCACCGCCGAGACCTACGCACGCGTGGCGATGCGGGTCTGCGAGGTCGTCTGA
- a CDS encoding ABC transporter ATP-binding protein — MSRAMLALQGLGVAYGGVDAVRDLSLEIDEGEIVGLIGPNGAGKSTTLHAIMGLVPVRSGDVLLGGRSLRGCTPETVAQRGVALVPEGRRIFADLTVEENLRLGLAGRRTREGAGEDIERVHELFPIVREFRQRQAGALSGGQQQQLAIARALVARPDVLLLDEPSLGLSPTVVDIVFEALARIRESGFTVLLVEQRAQRTVALADRTYVIGNGELRLTLTPDDAGDTEKMVAAYLS, encoded by the coding sequence GTGAGCCGTGCGATGCTCGCGCTGCAAGGCCTCGGCGTCGCCTACGGCGGCGTCGACGCCGTGCGCGACCTCTCCCTCGAGATCGACGAGGGCGAGATCGTCGGCCTCATCGGCCCGAACGGCGCAGGCAAGTCGACGACGCTGCACGCGATCATGGGACTGGTGCCGGTGCGGTCGGGGGACGTCCTGCTCGGCGGGCGCTCGCTGCGCGGCTGCACGCCCGAGACGGTCGCCCAGCGCGGCGTCGCGCTCGTTCCCGAGGGCCGCCGCATCTTCGCCGACCTGACCGTGGAGGAGAACCTCCGCCTCGGGCTCGCCGGACGCCGCACCCGCGAGGGTGCCGGCGAGGACATCGAGCGGGTGCACGAGCTGTTCCCGATCGTGCGCGAGTTCCGGCAGCGGCAGGCGGGCGCCCTCTCCGGCGGCCAGCAGCAGCAGCTCGCGATCGCCCGCGCGCTCGTCGCCCGTCCCGACGTGCTGCTGCTCGACGAGCCGTCTCTCGGGCTCTCGCCGACGGTCGTCGACATCGTCTTCGAGGCGCTCGCGCGCATCCGCGAGAGCGGGTTCACCGTGCTCCTCGTGGAGCAGCGCGCCCAGCGCACGGTCGCGCTCGCCGACCGCACGTACGTGATCGGCAACGGCGAGCTGCGCCTGACCCTGACCCCCGACGACGCGGGCGACACGGAGAAGATGGTCGCCGCCTACCTCTCGTGA
- a CDS encoding M24 family metallopeptidase → MSWPRDDAKLDRVRALMRERGLDALVVRAPDNVLYLTNFWGMKGYDAVVFPVEGEPALICLEPSREDAERTAWTTDIRLFGGYDEHDPRPPSLRALDLAAAVAAQYGAIGVELSLGTQAADRMVGEPTTFPKAWFDAFPRAQDATPLLNEARMIKTPQEIERMRLANAIAAAAMEHVQGLIRPGMTEAQIAAAWLGFVHGEGTGWAGAVELALGFALVWSGAGIKTFTATTNRPVVEGEPTLFEIWVCADGYWCDHTKNLVPGELSERYRELEQGLLGVYDDAVAFCVPGASLAELDRRVRAGIASLGFPGQPSHPVCHGVGARAHEPPYAHQAGGGEIREGMVLAIEPGCYWEGGGGLRVEDNYLITESGPERLCSFPDGVVQA, encoded by the coding sequence GTGAGCTGGCCGCGCGACGACGCGAAGCTCGACCGTGTCCGCGCGCTCATGCGCGAGCGCGGCCTCGACGCCCTCGTCGTGCGCGCGCCCGACAACGTCCTCTACCTGACGAACTTCTGGGGAATGAAGGGCTACGACGCCGTGGTCTTCCCGGTGGAGGGAGAGCCGGCGCTGATCTGCCTCGAGCCTTCCCGCGAGGATGCGGAGCGCACGGCGTGGACGACGGACATCCGGCTCTTCGGCGGCTACGACGAGCACGACCCGCGGCCGCCGTCGCTGCGCGCGCTCGACCTCGCGGCCGCGGTCGCCGCGCAGTACGGGGCGATCGGCGTCGAGCTCTCCCTCGGCACGCAGGCGGCCGACCGCATGGTCGGCGAGCCGACGACGTTCCCGAAGGCATGGTTCGACGCGTTCCCGCGCGCGCAGGACGCGACGCCGCTGCTGAACGAGGCGCGCATGATCAAGACGCCGCAGGAGATCGAGCGCATGCGGCTCGCGAACGCGATCGCCGCAGCGGCGATGGAGCACGTGCAGGGGCTGATCCGGCCCGGCATGACCGAGGCGCAGATCGCCGCCGCATGGCTCGGCTTCGTGCACGGCGAGGGCACGGGCTGGGCCGGAGCGGTCGAGCTCGCGCTCGGCTTCGCGCTCGTGTGGTCGGGCGCCGGCATCAAGACGTTCACCGCCACGACGAATCGCCCGGTCGTCGAGGGCGAGCCGACCCTGTTCGAGATCTGGGTCTGCGCGGACGGGTACTGGTGCGACCACACGAAGAACCTCGTGCCCGGAGAGCTGAGCGAGCGCTACCGCGAGCTCGAGCAGGGTCTGCTCGGCGTCTACGACGACGCCGTCGCGTTCTGCGTGCCGGGCGCGAGCCTCGCCGAGCTCGACCGCCGCGTCCGCGCCGGGATCGCTTCGCTCGGGTTCCCCGGCCAGCCGTCGCACCCGGTCTGCCACGGCGTCGGCGCCCGCGCGCACGAGCCGCCGTATGCCCACCAGGCCGGCGGCGGCGAGATCCGCGAGGGCATGGTGCTCGCGATCGAGCCCGGATGCTACTGGGAAGGCGGCGGCGGGCTGCGCGTGGAGGACAACTACCTGATCACCGAGAGCGGCCCCGAGAGGCTCTGCTCGTTTCCCGATGGAGTGGTGCAAGCGTGA
- a CDS encoding ABC transporter ATP-binding protein yields MAEGQKQDGRRPGGALRAAGVSRSFEGVHALQGVSIELHRHEVVGLIGPNGAGKSTLVNILTGFDFPTAGSVSLDGRDVTGWSAHRRGRHGLARTFQHSHSFRSLSVRENVEVAALGVGAGARAARMRAGELLDLLGLAAYAEAPAGSLPHGDERRLGVARALATEPSFVLMDEPAAGLPEAEVPEFAAVVRAVRDDHGAGVLLIDHNMALIMDVCDRIQVLDQGTVLAEGTPAEIRSNLDVAAAYLGESAVQAEQRS; encoded by the coding sequence GTGGCAGAAGGACAGAAGCAGGACGGTCGGCGGCCCGGAGGAGCACTCCGGGCCGCCGGCGTGTCCCGCTCGTTCGAGGGCGTCCACGCGCTCCAGGGCGTCAGCATCGAGCTGCACCGCCACGAGGTCGTCGGCCTCATCGGCCCCAACGGCGCCGGCAAGTCGACGCTCGTCAACATCCTCACCGGCTTCGACTTCCCCACGGCGGGGTCGGTGAGCCTCGACGGAAGGGACGTCACCGGCTGGAGCGCGCACAGGCGGGGGCGGCACGGTCTCGCGCGCACCTTCCAGCACAGCCATTCCTTTCGCTCCCTCTCGGTGCGCGAGAACGTGGAGGTGGCGGCGCTCGGCGTCGGCGCCGGCGCGCGCGCGGCGCGCATGCGCGCGGGCGAGCTGCTCGACCTGCTCGGCCTCGCCGCGTACGCCGAGGCGCCTGCCGGCTCGCTGCCCCACGGCGACGAGCGGCGGCTCGGCGTCGCCCGTGCGCTCGCGACGGAGCCGTCGTTCGTGCTCATGGACGAGCCCGCGGCCGGCCTGCCCGAGGCCGAGGTGCCGGAGTTCGCCGCCGTCGTCCGCGCCGTCCGCGACGACCACGGCGCCGGCGTGCTCCTCATCGACCACAACATGGCGCTGATCATGGACGTGTGCGACCGCATCCAGGTGCTCGACCAGGGCACGGTGCTCGCGGAGGGCACGCCTGCGGAGATCCGCTCCAACCTCGACGTCGCCGCCGCCTACCTGGGCGAGAGCGCGGTACAGGCGGAGCAGCGGTCGTGA
- a CDS encoding ABC transporter substrate-binding protein yields MTHRPFHRQSHPVERTQEGVMTLRRKGALTALLAAVAAFAVVAAGSASAAGKPIVIGWAFDSKGAMAPFDGPALAAAQIRVKQVNARGGVKGRPLSIVTCDTQGNKPAIAKACAVKLLGQKADIIFTTCDVDFAAPVVQEAISAGVLAVAPCIGTDQMGPKRFGAKGKLAFSFGNVAQDEGSAMAQYARARGWKTAALATDTVIVYFKDVVKAFKARFTQLGGKIVAEESYQSLGGSNAQNVVTRLNAKKADVIVTSTAGAFGALPQIIAGLRSLGNETPVLNSWAGDGTYWVTKDPKVTNYYFVTYASIFGDDPNKAVSALAKKVKAGTGGFVTGSAAVDGVVAAINRAGGSTNGAALAAQLEKFNKVPTLSGLVSFSPTLHSVFGRQYRVIKIQDNNAKVVGTVVAKVVPKI; encoded by the coding sequence GTGACCCATCGTCCGTTCCACCGCCAGTCCCATCCCGTCGAACGCACCCAGGAGGGCGTGATGACACTCAGGAGGAAAGGGGCGCTAACAGCGCTTCTCGCGGCCGTCGCCGCATTCGCCGTCGTGGCAGCCGGTTCGGCTTCCGCGGCGGGCAAGCCGATCGTGATCGGCTGGGCCTTCGACTCGAAGGGCGCGATGGCGCCGTTCGACGGGCCCGCTCTCGCCGCGGCGCAGATCCGCGTCAAGCAGGTGAACGCGAGGGGCGGCGTCAAGGGACGCCCGCTCTCGATCGTCACGTGCGACACCCAGGGCAACAAGCCGGCGATCGCCAAGGCCTGCGCGGTGAAGCTGCTCGGCCAGAAGGCGGACATCATCTTCACCACGTGCGATGTCGACTTCGCCGCCCCCGTCGTGCAGGAGGCGATCAGCGCCGGCGTGCTCGCCGTCGCGCCGTGCATCGGTACCGACCAGATGGGCCCCAAGCGCTTCGGCGCCAAGGGCAAGCTCGCGTTCTCGTTCGGCAACGTCGCCCAGGACGAGGGGTCGGCGATGGCCCAGTACGCCCGAGCCAGGGGCTGGAAGACGGCGGCGCTCGCCACCGACACCGTGATCGTCTACTTCAAGGACGTCGTCAAGGCGTTCAAGGCGCGCTTCACGCAGCTCGGCGGCAAGATTGTGGCCGAGGAGAGCTACCAGTCGCTCGGCGGCAGCAACGCACAGAACGTCGTCACCCGCCTCAACGCGAAGAAGGCCGACGTGATCGTGACCTCGACGGCCGGTGCGTTCGGCGCGCTGCCGCAGATCATCGCGGGGCTGCGGTCGCTCGGGAACGAGACGCCGGTGCTCAACTCGTGGGCCGGTGACGGGACGTACTGGGTCACGAAGGACCCGAAGGTGACGAACTACTACTTCGTCACGTACGCGTCGATCTTCGGCGACGACCCGAACAAGGCCGTGTCGGCACTCGCCAAGAAGGTCAAGGCGGGCACCGGCGGCTTCGTCACGGGCTCCGCGGCCGTCGACGGCGTCGTCGCGGCCATCAACCGCGCCGGCGGCTCGACGAACGGCGCCGCGCTCGCCGCGCAGCTCGAGAAGTTCAACAAGGTGCCGACGCTGTCGGGCCTCGTCAGCTTCTCGCCGACGCTGCACTCGGTGTTCGGCCGCCAGTACCGCGTCATCAAGATCCAGGACAACAACGCGAAGGTGGTCGGGACGGTCGTCGCCAAGGTAGTCCCGAAGATCTAG
- a CDS encoding ketopantoate reductase family protein, producing MIERVCIIGGGVIGSLFAGHLAQVADVSVLTRRREHADALNAEGLRVTGRSDLHAAVTASHDPSQLPPFDLGIVATKATGLEQAAAALEGRFPGATMMTTLNGLGAEEVVRAHGGWPIISAVTFMSGTRHSDTHVEYILDTETWLGPYEDTPFERVQEAAALIARAGLEVEALPDLRPAQWSKLIFNATVNSVAALTGLPHDRHFAAEEHAADLGHLVHDLVDEGKAVAAAAGIELHDDPWQMNVLATRRGSAHYPSMLEDVEAHRPTEIDLITGALVREAQRHGVDVPLHTALYRLVKAKEDSWS from the coding sequence GTGATCGAGCGTGTCTGCATCATCGGCGGCGGCGTCATCGGCAGCCTGTTCGCGGGCCACCTCGCCCAGGTCGCCGACGTGAGCGTGCTCACCCGCCGGCGCGAGCACGCGGACGCGCTCAACGCCGAGGGCCTGCGCGTGACCGGCCGCAGCGACCTGCATGCCGCCGTCACGGCGTCGCACGACCCGTCGCAGCTGCCGCCGTTCGACCTCGGCATCGTCGCCACCAAGGCGACCGGGCTCGAGCAGGCGGCCGCGGCGCTCGAGGGGCGTTTTCCCGGCGCCACGATGATGACGACGCTGAACGGGCTCGGCGCAGAGGAGGTCGTCCGCGCCCACGGCGGTTGGCCGATCATCTCCGCGGTCACGTTCATGAGCGGGACGAGGCACTCGGACACGCACGTCGAGTACATCCTCGACACCGAGACCTGGCTCGGCCCCTACGAGGACACCCCGTTCGAGCGCGTGCAGGAGGCTGCGGCGCTGATCGCCCGGGCGGGCCTCGAGGTCGAGGCCCTCCCCGACCTGCGCCCGGCACAGTGGTCGAAGCTCATCTTCAACGCCACCGTCAACTCCGTCGCGGCCCTGACCGGCCTCCCGCACGACCGCCACTTCGCGGCGGAGGAGCATGCGGCCGACCTCGGCCACCTCGTGCACGACCTCGTCGACGAGGGGAAGGCGGTCGCGGCCGCCGCCGGCATCGAGCTCCACGACGACCCGTGGCAGATGAACGTGCTCGCGACCCGCCGCGGCTCCGCCCACTATCCCTCGATGCTCGAGGACGTCGAAGCACACAGGCCCACCGAGATCGACCTCATCACCGGGGCGCTCGTGCGCGAGGCGCAACGTCACGGGGTCGACGTTCCGCTCCACACCGCTCTGTATCGCCTCGTGAAGGCAAAGGAGGATTCCTGGTCGTGA
- the aksA gene encoding homoaconitate hydratase (in Methanococcus jannaschii this protein catalyzes the condensation of alpha-ketoglutarate and acetyl-CoA to form trans-homoaconitate; functions in alphaketosuberate synthesis which is a precursor in coenzyme B and biotin synthesis) — protein sequence MIDRSKVWTGSLNEMALDPQPHVTVGLYDTTLRDGEQSVGVVLSPEDKLEIARALDAAGIDRIEAGFPRVSADDWRAVELVSAAGLKAEVWGFSRAVQADVEALVELGVAASVIESPISDGKLAALGVARETMLERIASAVSFASGAGIKVAFFGVDSSRADLEFYRRAYETAVEAGAQEVVVVDTIGIATPEAAAFLVGQTVDWLGGDIPVHWHGHDDFGLGTAAAVAAVQAGATWVQGTINGMGERAGNADLLEVALALEALYGIPTRLDLTHARALSQLVQQRAGTPLPSWKAVSGDALFTRESGAVAAQFHDPPAIEPYSADLVGAERGLVLGKKSGIDSIRIAAERLGLDVPEERRAELLAAVKARGVEKRGLVGDDEFRALVG from the coding sequence GTGATCGATCGATCGAAGGTGTGGACAGGCTCGCTGAACGAGATGGCGCTCGACCCGCAGCCGCACGTCACCGTCGGCCTCTACGACACGACGCTGCGCGACGGCGAGCAGTCGGTCGGCGTCGTCCTCAGCCCCGAGGACAAGCTCGAGATCGCACGCGCCCTCGACGCGGCCGGCATCGACCGCATCGAGGCAGGCTTCCCGCGCGTCTCGGCGGACGACTGGCGTGCCGTCGAGCTCGTCTCCGCGGCGGGCCTGAAGGCCGAGGTGTGGGGCTTTTCACGTGCGGTGCAGGCCGACGTCGAGGCGCTCGTCGAGCTCGGCGTGGCCGCCTCCGTGATCGAGAGCCCGATCTCCGACGGCAAGCTCGCTGCGCTCGGCGTCGCGCGGGAGACGATGCTCGAGCGGATCGCGAGCGCCGTCTCGTTCGCGAGCGGTGCCGGCATCAAGGTTGCGTTCTTCGGCGTCGACTCGTCGCGCGCCGATCTCGAGTTCTACCGCCGCGCCTACGAGACGGCCGTCGAGGCGGGCGCCCAGGAGGTCGTCGTCGTCGACACGATCGGCATCGCGACGCCCGAAGCGGCCGCGTTCCTCGTCGGTCAGACGGTCGACTGGCTCGGCGGCGACATCCCCGTGCACTGGCACGGGCACGACGACTTCGGGCTCGGCACCGCGGCCGCCGTCGCGGCGGTGCAGGCGGGCGCGACGTGGGTGCAGGGCACGATCAACGGCATGGGCGAGCGGGCCGGGAACGCCGACCTGCTCGAGGTGGCGCTCGCGCTCGAGGCGCTGTACGGCATCCCGACCAGGCTCGATCTCACGCACGCGCGGGCCCTCTCGCAGCTCGTGCAGCAGCGGGCCGGCACGCCGCTGCCGTCGTGGAAGGCCGTCAGCGGAGACGCCCTGTTCACGCGCGAGTCGGGCGCGGTCGCGGCGCAGTTCCACGACCCGCCCGCGATCGAGCCGTACAGCGCCGATCTCGTCGGCGCCGAGCGCGGTCTCGTGCTCGGCAAGAAGAGCGGCATCGACTCGATCCGCATCGCCGCCGAGCGGCTCGGGCTCGACGTGCCCGAGGAGCGGCGCGCGGAGCTCCTCGCCGCCGTCAAGGCGCGCGGCGTCGAGAAGAGGGGCCTTGTCGGCGACGACGAGTTCCGCGCGCTCGTCGGCTGA
- a CDS encoding fumarylacetoacetate hydrolase family protein, translating to MKLVTFGEGAGRVGVLEGEEIAVLGVPTMREYFERGGADETGERVALAETRLRAPIVPKKLFHTAGNFREHKTESENVNWSHDIAPWINFFQNVDAIVGPDEPVIYPEHLTEELDYELELAVVLRKAGKWFSPEEAEDYVGGYVIFNDLTARDIQRGEMRSGVFSFCKAIDTFCPLGPWIVTPDEVPDPRDLRMELRVNGEVRQRSHSGNMSVTIAEILSNFSGLGYSAGDVLSTGTVSGVAGFKSPEERALLYLKPGDVVEAEIERIGVLRNPIISWQAGHGTPPPPRLRPWGEGV from the coding sequence GTGAAGCTCGTGACGTTCGGTGAGGGAGCAGGGCGTGTGGGGGTGCTCGAGGGCGAGGAGATCGCCGTCCTCGGCGTGCCCACGATGCGGGAGTACTTCGAGCGCGGCGGCGCCGACGAGACCGGGGAGCGCGTCGCGCTCGCCGAGACGCGCCTGCGGGCGCCGATCGTGCCGAAGAAGCTCTTCCACACCGCAGGCAACTTCCGTGAGCACAAGACCGAGTCGGAGAACGTCAACTGGTCGCACGACATCGCCCCGTGGATCAACTTCTTCCAGAACGTCGACGCGATCGTCGGCCCCGACGAGCCGGTGATCTACCCCGAGCACCTCACGGAGGAGCTCGACTACGAGCTCGAGCTCGCGGTCGTCCTGCGCAAGGCCGGAAAATGGTTCTCGCCGGAGGAGGCGGAGGACTACGTCGGCGGCTACGTGATCTTCAACGACCTCACCGCCCGGGACATCCAGCGCGGCGAGATGCGCTCGGGGGTGTTCTCGTTCTGCAAGGCGATCGACACCTTCTGCCCGCTCGGGCCCTGGATCGTGACCCCGGACGAGGTGCCCGACCCGCGCGACCTGAGGATGGAGCTGCGCGTCAACGGCGAGGTACGCCAGCGGTCGCACTCCGGGAACATGTCCGTGACGATCGCGGAGATCCTCTCCAACTTCTCCGGCCTCGGCTACTCGGCCGGTGACGTGCTCTCGACGGGAACCGTCTCGGGTGTCGCCGGCTTCAAGTCGCCCGAGGAGCGTGCGCTCCTCTACCTCAAGCCGGGTGACGTCGTCGAGGCCGAGATCGAGCGGATCGGCGTCCTGCGCAACCCGATCATCTCGTGGCAGGCCGGCCACGGCACCCCGCCGCCGCCGCGCCTGCGGCCCTGGGGAGAGGGCGTCTGA
- a CDS encoding LLM class flavin-dependent oxidoreductase — protein sequence MAVPFRIGVMQLTMEPLEEMLASARAMDEAGMDTVWLAEAYPWWRKHQMEARGSTVVSALMARETRNLTIAWGIISPYTRHPVQVAMDARVVQEAAGPGRFIVGFGTSKIFLNNTKQGGPPKVTKPLGHMRDSVEIVRGILGGERFEYDGKVFSADIPALSQEAHAPRWNVPVYVAGTAPLMQQLGGEIGDGLLTPSITTPDYVRYTRGNIVAGAEKAGRDPDDVDLGCTILASIHESDRDAGRDGAREIGGMYLANKVQNIQGSADVLLERAGIEQEEIRPVAEAMEQGGRLAAKAKVSDALLDKCKPIAGTPNDCIEAIEEYRDAGCTHIMLELWGENRLEQIRLFGEKVLPHFRERP from the coding sequence GTGGCGGTTCCCTTTCGCATCGGCGTGATGCAGCTCACGATGGAGCCGCTGGAGGAGATGCTCGCCTCGGCGCGCGCGATGGACGAGGCCGGGATGGACACCGTCTGGCTCGCCGAGGCCTATCCCTGGTGGCGCAAGCACCAGATGGAGGCACGCGGCTCCACGGTCGTCTCCGCGCTGATGGCGCGCGAGACGAGGAATCTCACGATCGCCTGGGGGATCATCTCGCCGTACACGCGCCACCCGGTGCAGGTCGCGATGGACGCCCGCGTCGTCCAGGAAGCCGCGGGCCCCGGTCGCTTCATCGTCGGCTTCGGCACGTCGAAGATCTTCCTCAACAACACCAAGCAGGGCGGGCCGCCGAAGGTCACGAAGCCGCTCGGCCACATGCGCGACTCGGTCGAGATCGTGCGCGGCATTCTCGGCGGCGAGCGCTTCGAGTACGACGGCAAGGTGTTCTCGGCCGACATTCCGGCCCTGTCGCAGGAGGCGCACGCGCCGCGCTGGAACGTGCCCGTGTACGTGGCGGGGACGGCGCCGCTGATGCAGCAGCTCGGCGGCGAGATCGGCGACGGCCTGCTGACGCCGTCGATCACCACGCCCGACTACGTGCGCTACACGCGCGGGAACATCGTCGCGGGCGCCGAGAAGGCCGGCCGTGACCCCGACGACGTCGACCTCGGCTGCACGATCCTCGCCTCGATCCACGAGAGCGACCGCGACGCCGGGCGCGACGGCGCACGCGAGATCGGCGGCATGTACCTCGCGAACAAGGTGCAGAACATCCAGGGCTCGGCCGACGTGCTGCTCGAGCGCGCGGGCATCGAGCAGGAGGAGATCCGCCCCGTCGCCGAGGCGATGGAGCAGGGCGGCCGGCTGGCGGCAAAGGCGAAGGTGAGCGACGCGCTGCTCGACAAGTGCAAGCCGATCGCGGGCACGCCGAACGACTGCATCGAGGCGATCGAGGAGTACCGCGACGCCGGCTGCACCCACATCATGCTCGAGCTCTGGGGCGAGAACCGCCTCGAGCAGATTCGCCTCTTCGGCGAGAAGGTGCTCCCGCACTTCCGCGAGCGGCCGTGA